A window from Herbaspirillum sp. meg3 encodes these proteins:
- a CDS encoding energy transducer TonB, translating into MNRINKTGIRIATVLGAGLVAACTVQKPDTQANRDATAKEIIEQVKTTPDGTSTANSLDDYKADLARRISQVNSTKVHIERPQALLRSVIVIKYVVDKDGNLVRSEVVRTNKDKVTESTALTTLRNTAPFPKPPIALLSNGRIELSETWLFNNDGRFQLRTIAQPQKNE; encoded by the coding sequence TTGAACAGAATAAACAAAACCGGAATCAGGATTGCAACGGTACTCGGTGCCGGGCTGGTTGCTGCCTGCACAGTGCAAAAGCCCGACACGCAAGCCAATCGCGACGCCACCGCGAAGGAAATCATCGAGCAGGTCAAGACAACGCCCGACGGTACCTCCACCGCCAACTCGCTGGACGATTACAAGGCCGATCTGGCCAGACGTATCTCGCAGGTCAACTCCACCAAGGTGCATATCGAAAGGCCGCAAGCTTTGCTGCGCTCGGTGATCGTCATCAAATATGTCGTCGACAAGGACGGCAACCTGGTGCGCAGCGAAGTCGTACGCACCAACAAGGACAAGGTCACGGAATCCACGGCACTGACCACCTTGCGCAATACCGCGCCTTTCCCCAAACCACCGATCGCCTTGCTGAGCAACGGTCGCATCGAGTTGTCCGAGACCTGGCTGTTCAATAACGACGGCCGCTTCCAGTTGCGCACTATCGCGCAGCCGCAAAAGAATGAATAA